A genomic window from Salvia hispanica cultivar TCC Black 2014 chromosome 5, UniMelb_Shisp_WGS_1.0, whole genome shotgun sequence includes:
- the LOC125187378 gene encoding uncharacterized protein LOC125187378 — translation MASLSNWFRYASSKVGYSISLYQKTHGRVDAKSFDTIMKTILVGKLTFLHQNKSEDVSPTIGTEAGTFLVRRIPHADPTNVFVGDLVVLKDPMNSDKYLVRRLAAVEGHEMASTDEKDEPFILEDNECWVLADNEDLKPKDSYDSRSFGPVTLSDIIGRAIYCLKNDVDHGPVNNSDLSANEDSPVLAVELDVDELKKNNRR, via the exons ATGGCGTCCCTCTCGAATTGGTTTCGCTACGCCTCTAGCAAAGTCGGCTactctatctctctctacCAGAAG ACCCATGGACGCGTGGATGCTAAAAGCTTTGATACCATAATGAAAACTATTCTGGTAGGGAAGCTGACTTTTTTGCATCAGAATAAATCAGAAGATGTGTCTCCAACAATCGGGACTGAAGCTGGAACTTTTCTTGTTCGGAGAATTCCACATGCAGATCCAAC aaatgtttttgttGGAGACTTGGTAGTGTTGAAGGACCCCATGAACTCAGACAAGTATCTGGTTCGAAGGTTAGCTGCCGTTGAGGGACACGAAATGGCTTCAACTGATGAAAAAGATGAACCTTTCATTCTTGAGGATAACGAGTGCTGGGTTCTAGCTGACAATGAAGACCTAAAACCCAAG GACTCCTATGATAGTCGATCATTTGGTCCGGTTACTCTGAGTGACATTATTGGTAGAGCTATATATTGCCTAAAGAACGATGTAGATCACGGGCCTGTGAATAATAG TGATCTCAGTGCAAATGAGGATTCTCCTGTACTGGCGGTGGAACTTGACGTTGACGAGCTGAAGAAGAATAACAGACGGTAA
- the LOC125190456 gene encoding pre-mRNA-splicing factor SLU7-like isoform X1 — translation MATASVAFKSREDHRKQLELEEARKAGLAPAELDEDGKEINPHIPQYMSSAPWYLNAERPSLKHQRKWKSDPNYTKSWYDRGAKTFQAEKFRKGACENCGALTHDKKACVERPRKLGAKWTGKHIAPDEKIETFELDYDGKRDRWNGYDAASYKHVIQRYEARDEARGKFLKDEQLKKLEEKNNNQNKEDGVSDDEDNEDSLKVDEAKVDESKQMDFAKVEKRVRTTGGGSTGTVRNLRIREDTAKYLLNLDVNSAHYDPKTRSMREDPLPDMDPNEKFYAGDNQNRVSGQALEFKQLNVHAWEAFDKGHDVHMQAAPSQAELLYKNFKINKEKLKSHTKDKIMEKYGNAAADEVIPRELLLGQSEREVEYDRAGRIIKGQEMALPKSKYEEDVYINNHTSVWGSWWKDHQWGYKCCHQNVRNSYCTGAAGIEAAEASADLMKANIARKEATEGQTNIHYVGGFLFTSYGGATPFPATPPFCSAAHSSLPSSHLCAIANFPLETIKIWCHKFPAPPNMPTTTAASSLSYTMTPSPPPLLKSPQFHLRSRSFHPPGKPSRIDTEAPVAAEEKRVATWGSEVPDDLVLDQKRLTEALQKEDERKREERDERKRKYNVKWNDEVTPEDMEAFRMKRVHHDDPMKDFLN, via the exons ATGGCGACTGCTTCAG TGGCGTTCAAATCAAGGGAGGATCACAGAAAGCAGCTTGAACTAGAAGAGGCTCGTAAGGCGGGGCTTGCACCGGCCGAATTGGATGAAGATGGAAAGGAAATCAATCCTCACATTCCACAGTATATGTCTTCTGCGCCTTGGTATCTCAATGCGGAGAGACCT AGTTTGAAGCATCAAAGGAAGTGGAAGTCTGATCCAAATTATACCAAGTCGTGGTATGACAGAGGTGCAAAGACTTTTCAAGCTGAAAAGTTCAGGAAGGGTGCTTGTGAAAA CTGTGGGGCTTTGACACACGACAAGAAGGCTTGCGTGGAAAGACCCCGCAAATTAGGAGCCAAGTGGACAGGCAAGCATATTGCCCCAGATGAGAAGATAGAGACCTTCGAGCTTGATTATGATGGGAAGAGAGATCGATGGAATGGATATGATGCTGCATCTTATAAACATGTCATTCAGAGATATGAAGCCAGGGACGAAGCAAGAGGCAAATTTTTGAAGGACGAACAGCTTAAGAAGTTggaggagaaaaataataatcaaaataaagaagatgGTGTTAGCGATGATGAGGATAATGAAGACTCTCTGAAAGTTGATGAGGCCAAAGTTGATGAGAGCAAACAAATGGACTTTGCGAAGGTTGAGAAGCGTGTGCGTACTACCGGTGGTGGTAGCACAGGAACTGTCAG GAATTTACGTATTAGAGAGGATACTGCAAAATATCTTCTCAATCTTGATGTTAACTCTGCCCACTATGACCCCAAGACCCGTTCTATGCGTGAGGACCCTCTTCCAGACATGGATCCAAATGAGAAGTTCTATGCT GGAGACAATCAAAATAGAGTGAGTGGTCAAGCTTTGGAGTTCAAACAGCTGAATGTTCATGCTTGGGAAGCATTTGACAAGGGTCATGACGTTCATATGCAAGCTGCTCCTTCACAAGCTGAGTTGctttataaaaatttcaagatcAACAAGGAGAAGCTGAAGTCTCATACTAAAGACAAAATCATGGAGAAGTATGGTAATGCTGCTGCTGATGAAGTAATTCCACGAGAACTCTTACTTGGGCAGAGTGAACGGGAGGTTGAATATGATCGTGCTGGTAGGATCATAAAAGGCCAG GAGATGGCTCTTCCTAAGAGCAAGTACGAAGAAGATGTTTACATAAACAACCACACTAGTGTTTGGGGTTCATGGTGGAAAGATCATCAATGGGGTTACAAATGTTGCCACCAGAATGTACGGAACAGCTATTGTACTGGTGCTGCTGGTATTGAGGCTGCTGAAGCTTCAGCAGATCTTATGAAAGCTAATATAGCCCGGAAGGAGGCTACTGAAG GTCAGACAAACATTCACTACGTCGGCGGCTTCCTCTTCACCAGCTATGGTGGCGCAACCCCATTCCCTGCAACTCCCCCTTTCTGTTCCGCCGCACACTCTTCCCTCCCATCCTCCCACCTCTGCGCTATCGCTAACTTCCCCCTCGAAACCATCAAAATCTGGTGCCACAAGTTTCCGGCACCTCCGAATATGCCTACTACAACGGCAGCTTCGTCGCTAAGCTATACCATGACACCCTCTCCTCCCCCCCTCCTTAAATCTCCTCAATTTCACCTTCGGTCGCGCTCATTCCATCCCCCGGGGAAACCCAGTAGAATCGACACAG AAGCACCTGTAGCAGCTGAAGAGAAAAGAGTTGCTACATGGGGATCGGAAGTACCTGACGATCTGGTTCTGGACCAAAAAAGACTTACCGAAGCACTTCAAAAG GAGGACGAACggaagagagaggagagggaTGAAAGGAAACGGAAGTACAACGTGAAGTGGAACGATGAG GTAACACCTGAAGATATGGAAGCTTTCAGGATGAAGAGGGTCCATCACGATGATCCAATGAAGGATTTtctgaattaa
- the LOC125190456 gene encoding pre-mRNA-splicing factor SLU7-like isoform X2: MATASVAFKSREDHRKQLELEEARKAGLAPAELDEDGKEINPHIPQYMSSAPWYLNAERPSLKHQRKWKSDPNYTKSWYDRGAKTFQAEKFRKGACENCGALTHDKKACVERPRKLGAKWTGKHIAPDEKIETFELDYDGKRDRWNGYDAASYKHVIQRYEARDEARGKFLKDEQLKKLEEKNNNQNKEDGVSDDEDNEDSLKVDEAKVDESKQMDFAKVEKRVRTTGGGSTGTVRNLRIREDTAKYLLNLDVNSAHYDPKTRSMREDPLPDMDPNEKFYAGDNQNRVSGQALEFKQLNVHAWEAFDKGHDVHMQAAPSQAELLYKNFKINKEKLKSHTKDKIMEKYGNAAADEVIPRELLLGQSEREVEYDRAGRIIKGQEMALPKSKYEEDVYINNHTSVWGSWWKDHQWGYKCCHQNVRNSYCTGAAGIEAAEASADLMKANIARKEATEEAPVAAEEKRVATWGSEVPDDLVLDQKRLTEALQKEDERKREERDERKRKYNVKWNDEVTPEDMEAFRMKRVHHDDPMKDFLN, encoded by the exons ATGGCGACTGCTTCAG TGGCGTTCAAATCAAGGGAGGATCACAGAAAGCAGCTTGAACTAGAAGAGGCTCGTAAGGCGGGGCTTGCACCGGCCGAATTGGATGAAGATGGAAAGGAAATCAATCCTCACATTCCACAGTATATGTCTTCTGCGCCTTGGTATCTCAATGCGGAGAGACCT AGTTTGAAGCATCAAAGGAAGTGGAAGTCTGATCCAAATTATACCAAGTCGTGGTATGACAGAGGTGCAAAGACTTTTCAAGCTGAAAAGTTCAGGAAGGGTGCTTGTGAAAA CTGTGGGGCTTTGACACACGACAAGAAGGCTTGCGTGGAAAGACCCCGCAAATTAGGAGCCAAGTGGACAGGCAAGCATATTGCCCCAGATGAGAAGATAGAGACCTTCGAGCTTGATTATGATGGGAAGAGAGATCGATGGAATGGATATGATGCTGCATCTTATAAACATGTCATTCAGAGATATGAAGCCAGGGACGAAGCAAGAGGCAAATTTTTGAAGGACGAACAGCTTAAGAAGTTggaggagaaaaataataatcaaaataaagaagatgGTGTTAGCGATGATGAGGATAATGAAGACTCTCTGAAAGTTGATGAGGCCAAAGTTGATGAGAGCAAACAAATGGACTTTGCGAAGGTTGAGAAGCGTGTGCGTACTACCGGTGGTGGTAGCACAGGAACTGTCAG GAATTTACGTATTAGAGAGGATACTGCAAAATATCTTCTCAATCTTGATGTTAACTCTGCCCACTATGACCCCAAGACCCGTTCTATGCGTGAGGACCCTCTTCCAGACATGGATCCAAATGAGAAGTTCTATGCT GGAGACAATCAAAATAGAGTGAGTGGTCAAGCTTTGGAGTTCAAACAGCTGAATGTTCATGCTTGGGAAGCATTTGACAAGGGTCATGACGTTCATATGCAAGCTGCTCCTTCACAAGCTGAGTTGctttataaaaatttcaagatcAACAAGGAGAAGCTGAAGTCTCATACTAAAGACAAAATCATGGAGAAGTATGGTAATGCTGCTGCTGATGAAGTAATTCCACGAGAACTCTTACTTGGGCAGAGTGAACGGGAGGTTGAATATGATCGTGCTGGTAGGATCATAAAAGGCCAG GAGATGGCTCTTCCTAAGAGCAAGTACGAAGAAGATGTTTACATAAACAACCACACTAGTGTTTGGGGTTCATGGTGGAAAGATCATCAATGGGGTTACAAATGTTGCCACCAGAATGTACGGAACAGCTATTGTACTGGTGCTGCTGGTATTGAGGCTGCTGAAGCTTCAGCAGATCTTATGAAAGCTAATATAGCCCGGAAGGAGGCTACTGAAG AAGCACCTGTAGCAGCTGAAGAGAAAAGAGTTGCTACATGGGGATCGGAAGTACCTGACGATCTGGTTCTGGACCAAAAAAGACTTACCGAAGCACTTCAAAAG GAGGACGAACggaagagagaggagagggaTGAAAGGAAACGGAAGTACAACGTGAAGTGGAACGATGAG GTAACACCTGAAGATATGGAAGCTTTCAGGATGAAGAGGGTCCATCACGATGATCCAATGAAGGATTTtctgaattaa
- the LOC125190456 gene encoding pre-mRNA-splicing factor SLU7-like isoform X3 has product MATASVAFKSREDHRKQLELEEARKAGLAPAELDEDGKEINPHIPQYMSSAPWYLNAERPSLKHQRKWKSDPNYTKSWYDRGAKTFQAEKFRKGACENCGALTHDKKACVERPRKLGAKWTGKHIAPDEKIETFELDYDGKRDRWNGYDAASYKHVIQRYEARDEARGKFLKDEQLKKLEEKNNNQNKEDGVSDDEDNEDSLKVDEAKVDESKQMDFAKVEKRVRTTGGGSTGTVRNLRIREDTAKYLLNLDVNSAHYDPKTRSMREDPLPDMDPNEKFYAGDNQNRVSGQALEFKQLNVHAWEAFDKGHDVHMQAAPSQAELLYKNFKINKEKLKSHTKDKIMEKYGNAAADEVIPRELLLGQSEREVEYDRAGRIIKGQEMALPKSKYEEDVYINNHTSVWGSWWKDHQWGYKCCHQNVRNSYCTGAAGIEAAEASADLMKANIARKEATEVRSRSDKHSLRRRLPLHQLWWRNPIPCNSPFLFRRTLFPPILPPLRYR; this is encoded by the exons ATGGCGACTGCTTCAG TGGCGTTCAAATCAAGGGAGGATCACAGAAAGCAGCTTGAACTAGAAGAGGCTCGTAAGGCGGGGCTTGCACCGGCCGAATTGGATGAAGATGGAAAGGAAATCAATCCTCACATTCCACAGTATATGTCTTCTGCGCCTTGGTATCTCAATGCGGAGAGACCT AGTTTGAAGCATCAAAGGAAGTGGAAGTCTGATCCAAATTATACCAAGTCGTGGTATGACAGAGGTGCAAAGACTTTTCAAGCTGAAAAGTTCAGGAAGGGTGCTTGTGAAAA CTGTGGGGCTTTGACACACGACAAGAAGGCTTGCGTGGAAAGACCCCGCAAATTAGGAGCCAAGTGGACAGGCAAGCATATTGCCCCAGATGAGAAGATAGAGACCTTCGAGCTTGATTATGATGGGAAGAGAGATCGATGGAATGGATATGATGCTGCATCTTATAAACATGTCATTCAGAGATATGAAGCCAGGGACGAAGCAAGAGGCAAATTTTTGAAGGACGAACAGCTTAAGAAGTTggaggagaaaaataataatcaaaataaagaagatgGTGTTAGCGATGATGAGGATAATGAAGACTCTCTGAAAGTTGATGAGGCCAAAGTTGATGAGAGCAAACAAATGGACTTTGCGAAGGTTGAGAAGCGTGTGCGTACTACCGGTGGTGGTAGCACAGGAACTGTCAG GAATTTACGTATTAGAGAGGATACTGCAAAATATCTTCTCAATCTTGATGTTAACTCTGCCCACTATGACCCCAAGACCCGTTCTATGCGTGAGGACCCTCTTCCAGACATGGATCCAAATGAGAAGTTCTATGCT GGAGACAATCAAAATAGAGTGAGTGGTCAAGCTTTGGAGTTCAAACAGCTGAATGTTCATGCTTGGGAAGCATTTGACAAGGGTCATGACGTTCATATGCAAGCTGCTCCTTCACAAGCTGAGTTGctttataaaaatttcaagatcAACAAGGAGAAGCTGAAGTCTCATACTAAAGACAAAATCATGGAGAAGTATGGTAATGCTGCTGCTGATGAAGTAATTCCACGAGAACTCTTACTTGGGCAGAGTGAACGGGAGGTTGAATATGATCGTGCTGGTAGGATCATAAAAGGCCAG GAGATGGCTCTTCCTAAGAGCAAGTACGAAGAAGATGTTTACATAAACAACCACACTAGTGTTTGGGGTTCATGGTGGAAAGATCATCAATGGGGTTACAAATGTTGCCACCAGAATGTACGGAACAGCTATTGTACTGGTGCTGCTGGTATTGAGGCTGCTGAAGCTTCAGCAGATCTTATGAAAGCTAATATAGCCCGGAAGGAGGCTACTGAAG TTCGAAGCAGGTCAGACAAACATTCACTACGTCGGCGGCTTCCTCTTCACCAGCTATGGTGGCGCAACCCCATTCCCTGCAACTCCCCCTTTCTGTTCCGCCGCACACTCTTCCCTCCCATCCTCCCACCTCTGCGCTATCGCTAA